The following are from one region of the Phormidium sp. PBR-2020 genome:
- a CDS encoding tetratricopeptide repeat protein: MEQEWIDKGIAQAKAGDYVEAIAAFSEAIEANPISAIAYRQRGLAYYDAGRIHDAISDYTQAIKLHPKDFAAHYGRAIARLALKNYTGALSDIEVALRVNGEHAAGQRLRGTLCRKLDDIPEAIASFKRAAQLYLDRKDKENCQACLTAIAQIKPQSQLTPPPSPQTSPPPTMPSVGDIYGELLDRIGRGDVQGALKDLNWVLQADDGDAEAHCCRGMAYLKLNQPENALKDFNRALKLQPNHRLALRNRGKVRFQLGDRAGGMADFEQALQLNPDDVLIYVAKGNAFRDVGDYQQAIATYKQALSLDDQCASIYLSRALAYTRLEETRQAIADYQTALSLFSEADDWDNYNATLKKLNNLQAGFSRSTPSPTSSQSINGPEAGPSPRKERLRMLVGGHWEIAERLLEQARRYYPNQSEDWYIEKVIQDLERNFNS, from the coding sequence CTGGAACAGGAGTGGATTGACAAGGGAATTGCCCAGGCGAAGGCGGGAGATTACGTTGAAGCGATCGCCGCCTTCAGCGAGGCCATTGAGGCCAACCCCATCTCGGCGATCGCCTATCGTCAGCGAGGCTTAGCCTATTATGATGCTGGGCGTATTCATGATGCCATTTCTGACTATACCCAGGCCATTAAACTCCATCCTAAGGATTTCGCGGCCCATTATGGACGGGCGATCGCCCGCCTGGCCCTGAAAAACTATACTGGGGCCTTGTCAGATATCGAGGTCGCCCTGCGAGTCAACGGTGAACACGCCGCCGGACAACGGTTACGGGGAACCCTCTGCCGCAAACTCGATGATATCCCGGAGGCGATCGCCAGCTTCAAACGGGCCGCACAACTCTATCTTGATCGCAAGGATAAGGAGAATTGCCAAGCCTGTCTGACGGCGATCGCCCAAATCAAACCTCAATCCCAACTCACCCCACCGCCATCTCCCCAAACGTCGCCCCCTCCCACTATGCCCAGCGTTGGGGATATTTACGGAGAACTCCTCGATCGCATTGGTCGCGGCGATGTTCAGGGTGCGCTGAAGGACTTAAACTGGGTCTTGCAAGCCGATGATGGAGATGCCGAGGCCCATTGCTGTCGCGGTATGGCCTATCTAAAACTCAATCAACCCGAAAATGCCCTCAAAGATTTTAATCGGGCCCTAAAACTGCAACCCAATCACCGCCTCGCCTTGCGGAATCGTGGTAAAGTTCGCTTCCAACTCGGCGATCGCGCGGGTGGAATGGCTGACTTTGAACAGGCCCTGCAACTCAACCCCGATGATGTGCTGATTTATGTGGCCAAAGGAAATGCTTTTCGGGATGTGGGGGATTATCAACAGGCGATCGCCACCTATAAACAGGCCCTCTCCCTCGACGATCAATGTGCCTCGATTTATCTCAGTCGGGCCCTGGCCTATACTCGCCTCGAAGAAACCCGCCAGGCGATCGCCGACTATCAAACGGCCTTGTCTCTCTTTAGCGAGGCCGATGATTGGGATAACTATAATGCCACTCTCAAAAAACTAAATAACCTGCAAGCCGGATTCTCCCGTTCCACTCCATCCCCCACATCTTCCCAGTCGATTAACGGGCCTGAGGCGGGCCCTTCACCCCGCAAAGAACGGTTGCGAATGCTTGTAGGAGGACATTGGGAAATCGCCGAACGCCTACTCGAACAGGCCCGACGCTATTATCCCAACCAATCTGAAGACTGGTATATCGAAAAGGTAATCCAAGACTTAGAACGCAATTTTAATAGCTAA